The sequence below is a genomic window from Kitasatospora kifunensis.
CACCAGCAGGGTGCGGTCGTCGTCGAACGTTTCCCGCGAGAAGTCCAGGACGTGGGCGAACCAGGTCGGCGGTGGCGGGTCGGCCAGCTGGTGGGTGAAGAGCGCGCCGACTTGGCCGTCGCCGTCGCCGAGGGGGTCGCCGAACCCGTCCGTGCCGACCAGCAGGCAGTGGTGCGCGGACAGCCGGACGCTGCGCTGCTCCAGCGGATCGGGCACGGTCGGCAGCGGTGTCACCTCGTTGGAGACCAGCGGTGCGTCCCCGTCGGTCTTGGTGGCGAACACCGGCTGGTAGTGGCCCTGGGAGCGGTTCAGCAGCCAAGCGCTCGAATCGCCGATCCGGCACAGCTCGACCACGGCGCCCTGCGGATCGGGGCGGATCACGCCCGTCACCAAGGTGGTGGCGTAGAGGCCGGCGATCTCGCCCGGCCCCGGCTCCCGGCCGCTCAACCGCCACTTGGCCAGCTCCCGCAGCCGTTTCGCCGCATGCCCCGCGATGTCGCGGAAGTCCAGCGATCCGGGCGCCTGGGAGAGCAGGTGGAGCGTCCGCTCGATCGCGGCGCGGCAGGCCTCGACCGCGCCGCGCTCCGAGTTCACCGCGTCCGAGACCCCGTCGGCGACGGCGAAGACCACGGCCCCGGTCGCCTCGTGTGCGGCGGCCCGCGCGGCGTCCTGGCGTGGCTGCCGGTAGTAGCGGTGCTTGGCCCCGCGGACCGAGGCCCAGCGCACCGCCAGCTCCGGCGTCGACCAGCCGTCGCACTCCGTGTCCGGGATGTCGAACGCGTACTGCCCCGGCGGGCGGGGCTCGAACTCGACACCCGGGGTGCCGACCGTGATGCCGAGCCAGGGAGCCGCCCCGTCGTCGGCGTTGGCAGGGCTCATGGTCAGACCTCTTCAATCGCCAGTGTGAACTGGTCGGGCCGGTTGACCACCAGCCGCGGGTTCGCGGTGTTCAGCGAGTTGCTCGACGCGACCAGGCTGGCGGTGAGCGAGTAGAAGAACTCGGAGATCGCGTGGCCGATGTCCGTCTCGGGCTTGGCCACGAAGGCGAACTCCGGACGGGTGGCCACCTCCACCATCGTCCGCGGGTCCGCCTCGCCGATCCCGCAGGCGATGATGTTCGGTGCGGTCGGCGTCCGGGTCCGGTCGGTCAACTGGGCGTGGACGACCCGCCAGTTGTCGTCGTCATCGGTGGGCTGCCCATCGCTGAGGAAGAACACCACCGGGCGGTGAACCCGGTAGCCCTGGCCGCGCAGCCACTGGACGTCGCCCGGGATCCGCTGGAGCAGGTCGACGAAGACCGCCTCGTAGCTGGTCAGGCCGCGGATCGTGACCGCGGGCAGGGTGGTCTCGGTGCGCATGTCGGCGACGGCGAGGCGGACCTGCACATCGTCGGAGAACCCCAGCACGGCCAGCCGCAGCTTGGCCGCGATCATCGGCTCGGCACGCAGGCCCTCGCACAACGACACGAGGCCGCCAGCCAGTTCATCGCGATAGGGGCCCATGGACGCGGACTCGTCCGCGAGTACGTAGGCGGGCAGGAGGAGGCCTTTCGCCTCAGCCACAGCATTTCCTCTTCCGTTGACGTCGAGCCGCGTGGTGCCTGTTCGGTGGGCGCCCTACGGCAGCAGCGCCCTGATCGAGCTTTCGAGGGCCTGGATGTCGGTGGCCAGCGCCGTGGTCGCGACCACGCCCTGCCCGGCCCGGGTCAGGAAGTGGAGCACCCGCTCCCAGTGCGGCGCGGGCGAGGCCGCCTCCTGGTGGAGGTCCGCCGCGACCTGAGCCGTGGCGGGGTCGGTACTCTGCCGCAGGACGGCGGCGAGCTCCAGCGTGCGTCGCACCAGATCCGCCTCGACCGGCGCGGCGTTGACGATGGCGGTCGAGTCCTTCGCCGCAGTGATCGCCGAGTTGGTGACGGTCACTTTGGCGGAGCCGCTGACGTGGAACCCACCGCTGTTGTTCTGTCCTTTGCCGCTCATCAGCCTTCCTTTCGCTCGTTCGCCGGTCCGCGTCCGAACGCGGACCGGATCCGACTGCCCATGCCCGCCGCCACCGCGGAGTTGACGAAGCGGACGCTGGCGTTGCCGGAGGCGAAGACGCCCCCGTTGTAGATGACGTTCTGGCGTTCCTTGAGTTCGGAGACATCGATCCGATGGGCCTCAAGGAAGTCGACCATGGTGTCCATGACCCGCCGTTCGACGATCTTGGTATGCATCTGGCGGTCGATCTGCTGGAAGTACCGGTGGAACTTGGGGTCGCCCGCCGCCTCCCGGAGGCACAGCTGGGCCCCGTAGTTGAAGGTGTGCTGGGCGATCTGCCGCTGCTGCGCGCGCTCCTTCGAGGTGAGGGCCCAGACCAAGAGGGCCACCGGGGAGGCGATGACCATGGCCGCGACGGCCACCAGCTTGCCCGGGAGCTCGGTCGCCGACTTGCGCATCAGAACGAGGAGTTGGCGCCAGGTCGGGCGGTCGAGCAGGTAGTCCACCTGGTGGTAGCGGTGGTGGATCGGGGGCAGCACCAGGCTGGCGCCCTCGATGAAGAGCAGGTCCTTGGCGGAGCTGAGGGAGTACCGGATCGTGCTGGTGGTCACCAGCTCCTGCTCCCAGCCGGAGACCGTTGTCACCAGGTAGCTCCGGGCGCGGTTGGACCGGTCGTCGCGCAGCTGTTTGAGCTCGCTCGGCGGCAGGTTCAGCTTGGGCCGGCCGGTCGGCTGGGGAAGCAGCAGCAGGCGCAGATCGGGGCTGAGGTGCTGGGCCAGGTCGGCGCCGCTGATGAACACCCGCTCGGAGATGTCCACACCGGGCAGCCCCAGGGCCTGGACCGCCCTGCTGGTCGCCTCGCTCAACTCCTCCAATCGGAAGGGGAGTACGTCATCGAACGGGTCCGCCGGCCGGTCGACGGGGATGACGAAGTTCCAGGAGTCGAGCAGGTTGCCGTAACCGATGAAGGGCTGGTAGCCGGGGAAGACCGAGACGTTGCCCAGGTGGTCCTGCGCGGCCAACTGCTGGAGCAGGGCCTCGTTCGTCGGGCTGGTGGCCCGCGGGGCGCGTGCGGGATCGAAGCTGGCCCGGCTCAACTCGGGCTTGAGCACCCCGTAGAACAGGACCAGCCGTTCGACCAGGATGATGGCCCAGGCGACCACCAGGAGCGGGATGGCCAGCACCGGTTGGAAGAACAGGACGGCGACGAGGACCACCGCGGTCAGCACCAGCAGCGCCTGGGCAGTGATCTGCCGGCTCCGGGCCGCGAGCGCGTACCGCAGGACGCAGGCCAGGTCGATGCCGGGAGAGGATGCCACCGCCCGGTGCGGCTCCTCCAGGACGGACTCGATCGCCTTCTTGGCCAGGGCGTCATCGAGCTGCACCGCCGCGCAGAGGTAGCGCGTCGCATCGGAAGTCGACTGTGGCGCGGTGCTGTTGGTGGTCCAGATGGTGGACGGGGCCGCTGCTGCGGTGGTGGTCCCCGGGGTGGCGGCTGTCGGGGTGGTGGTCGTCGAGCCGGTGGCCGGGGTCGGGGCGGTGGGTGCGAAGGTCGCGGGCTTCACGGTGGGGACGATGGTGGGTCGGGCACCTCGACGTGCCCCGCAGCGGCCGCAGTTGGCTGCCGCGGGTGGGTTTCCAGTGCTACCGCAGCTGGAACAGTCCCAGGGAGCAAATGTGCTCATGATGGATGGCCTCTGTGTTCCATGTGCGCCTGTGGATCCCCGTCATTCCACTGCCCGTCACCCCGCCGCGATGAGCGAGGCGAGCGGTCGCGTCGGGGTGGGCACAGCATGTCCCTGCCCATCCCGAGCCGGAAGGTAAACTCCCCGAACGCAACGAATTCGTGACGTTGTGTAAGGATCAAGGTCCCTGGGCATACTCCGGCCCCAGTGGGGCATGTCCGCTCTGTGGTGTCAAGGTCTCATCTAGCGGCGGGACTTGGATGTGGGGCTCGATCGCGGCCCGGGTCGATGCCCTGCCCTCTCCGAGCGAAGCAATTCGCGGACCCGACCGAGGACGTCACCATGGGTGAGCACTACTGGCAGCGCGGTTCCGGCGAGCCCCAACTCCCCGTCTGGGAGCAGACACCCCGCGCGGTGCCACCGCCGCTCGGGGAGGCGCCTGTCACTGGGGGCGGCGGCTCCATCCCCTCCGTGCCGAGCCGGGCGCGGAGGGTGCCGCAGGGGCGCCGGCCTACGGGGGTGCTTCCAGTCACTCCTGTCGCTCCGGCCGCTTCGCCCGCTCCGGTTCGAGTGCCCGTGATTCCTGGTGCTCCCGTCGCCGGGGTGGCCGCAGTGCCGACGCAACCTCCGGCGCGCGGGCGTTGGCCGGCCCTGGTGGCCGCCGGAGCCGCCG
It includes:
- a CDS encoding protein phosphatase 2C domain-containing protein: MSPANADDGAAPWLGITVGTPGVEFEPRPPGQYAFDIPDTECDGWSTPELAVRWASVRGAKHRYYRQPRQDAARAAAHEATGAVVFAVADGVSDAVNSERGAVEACRAAIERTLHLLSQAPGSLDFRDIAGHAAKRLRELAKWRLSGREPGPGEIAGLYATTLVTGVIRPDPQGAVVELCRIGDSSAWLLNRSQGHYQPVFATKTDGDAPLVSNEVTPLPTVPDPLEQRSVRLSAHHCLLVGTDGFGDPLGDGDGQVGALFTHQLADPPPPTWFAHVLDFSRETFDDDRTLLVAWPRHPPEYR
- a CDS encoding vWA domain-containing protein, producing MAEAKGLLLPAYVLADESASMGPYRDELAGGLVSLCEGLRAEPMIAAKLRLAVLGFSDDVQVRLAVADMRTETTLPAVTIRGLTSYEAVFVDLLQRIPGDVQWLRGQGYRVHRPVVFFLSDGQPTDDDDNWRVVHAQLTDRTRTPTAPNIIACGIGEADPRTMVEVATRPEFAFVAKPETDIGHAISEFFYSLTASLVASSNSLNTANPRLVVNRPDQFTLAIEEV